Proteins encoded together in one Blastocatellia bacterium window:
- a CDS encoding MEDS domain-containing protein gives MMDEQKEAVRLAGSDLHRSRHVCAFFHKKDEEYQVLLPFVKEGFEQGHKAFHIVDPAHRDEHLRRLSEAGIDVVEAERSGQLEVRRWEDAYLREGHFDQDAMLALIEEVLRGGKAQGFPLTRLVANMEWGLEDRPGVDDIVEYETRLNFILPKYDDAVV, from the coding sequence ATGATGGACGAGCAAAAAGAAGCGGTGCGGTTGGCCGGGTCTGACCTCCACCGCTCCCGACATGTCTGCGCCTTCTTTCATAAAAAGGATGAGGAATATCAGGTTCTTCTACCCTTTGTGAAAGAAGGGTTCGAGCAAGGTCATAAAGCATTCCACATCGTTGACCCGGCGCACCGTGACGAGCATCTGCGTCGGCTCAGTGAGGCCGGCATTGACGTGGTCGAGGCCGAGCGCAGTGGTCAGCTTGAGGTCCGACGCTGGGAGGATGCTTATTTGCGTGAAGGACACTTTGACCAGGATGCGATGCTCGCCTTAATCGAAGAGGTGCTGAGGGGCGGAAAGGCTCAGGGCTTTCCACTGACCCGTCTGGTCGCCAATATGGAGTGGGGGCTTGAAGACCGGCCAGGGGTTGATGACATCGTCGAGTATGAAACACGGCTGAACTTCATTCTGCCGAAGTACGATGACGCGGTCGTCTGA
- a CDS encoding phosphotriesterase-related protein codes for MPQVNTVRGPVDTERLGVTLMHEHVFILSAEIMQNYPEGWGDEERRVSDAIARLNELKARGVDSIVDLTVIGLGRYIPRIERIAAATDLNIIVATGVYTYNDVPMYFHFQGPGTELGGPEFMADMFVRDITEGIAGTGVRAAILKCATDQQGVTPGVERVLRAVAHAHRQTGVPISTHTHAHTERGLEQQHIFEEEGVDLSRVVIGHSGDTTDTDYLEKLIARGSYIGMDRFGIDVLLPFEDRVNTVARMCELGHADKMVLSHDAACFNDWLPEAALPVVLPNWHYLHIHNDVIPALKARGVTDEQLHQMLVENPRRIFERQGAY; via the coding sequence ATGCCACAAGTCAACACCGTGCGTGGCCCTGTTGACACCGAGCGTCTCGGCGTCACGCTGATGCATGAGCATGTATTCATTCTCTCGGCGGAGATCATGCAGAATTATCCCGAAGGCTGGGGCGATGAAGAGCGGCGCGTCAGCGATGCCATCGCCCGACTTAACGAGTTGAAAGCGCGCGGCGTGGACTCAATCGTTGACCTCACGGTCATCGGCCTGGGGCGCTACATCCCGCGCATCGAGCGCATCGCCGCCGCCACCGATCTCAATATCATCGTCGCCACGGGCGTCTACACCTACAACGACGTGCCGATGTACTTTCACTTTCAAGGGCCGGGCACAGAGCTTGGCGGCCCGGAGTTCATGGCCGACATGTTTGTGCGCGACATCACTGAAGGCATCGCCGGCACCGGCGTCCGCGCGGCGATCTTGAAATGCGCCACCGATCAGCAAGGCGTCACGCCGGGCGTCGAGCGCGTGCTGCGCGCCGTAGCCCACGCGCACCGTCAAACCGGCGTGCCGATTTCAACACATACTCACGCGCACACCGAACGCGGCCTCGAACAGCAGCACATCTTCGAAGAAGAAGGCGTTGACCTGTCGCGCGTCGTCATCGGCCATTCGGGCGACACCACCGACACAGACTACCTGGAGAAGCTGATCGCCAGGGGATCGTACATCGGCATGGATCGCTTCGGCATTGACGTGCTGCTGCCGTTTGAAGACCGCGTCAACACCGTGGCGCGAATGTGTGAGCTGGGTCATGCAGACAAGATGGTGTTGTCGCACGACGCCGCTTGTTTCAATGACTGGCTGCCGGAAGCGGCGCTGCCCGTAGTGTTGCCGAACTGGCACTATCTGCACATTCACAACGACGTGATCCCGGCGCTCAAGGCGCGCGGCGTCACCGACGAGCAGTTGCATCAGATGTTAGTGGAAAACCCGCGGCGAATTTTTGAAAGGCAGGGGGCATACTGA
- a CDS encoding Uma2 family endonuclease, protein MTTKVEATIEDLYLIPEHGKAELVDGEIIRMSPTGFWPSRAGGEVYASLRQHEHKTKSGYAVPDNAGFIVNLPNRKSFSPDAAWYTGKPTRMRFLEGAPVFAVEVRSEEDYGPKAERRMETKRRDYFAAGTLCVWDVDLLSPDVIKSYHHDDPDNPIIFRRGDMADAGDAVPGWSMLVADLLPEDE, encoded by the coding sequence ATGACCACGAAAGTCGAGGCGACTATTGAAGATCTTTATCTCATCCCCGAACACGGCAAGGCCGAGCTTGTCGACGGAGAGATTATACGTATGTCACCCACAGGATTCTGGCCCAGTCGCGCCGGCGGCGAGGTCTATGCGAGCCTCCGCCAGCATGAGCATAAAACGAAATCAGGCTATGCAGTCCCTGATAATGCCGGCTTCATCGTGAATCTACCGAACCGCAAGTCCTTCAGCCCCGACGCGGCGTGGTACACCGGCAAGCCGACACGGATGAGATTTCTCGAGGGGGCGCCCGTCTTTGCCGTCGAAGTTCGCAGCGAAGAGGACTATGGGCCAAAGGCTGAACGAAGGATGGAGACAAAGCGCCGGGATTATTTCGCCGCCGGCACACTCTGCGTGTGGGATGTTGATCTGCTCAGCCCCGACGTCATCAAATCTTATCATCACGATGATCCAGATAATCCGATCATCTTTCGCCGCGGCGATATGGCCGATGCCGGCGATGCCGTGCCGGGCTGGTCAATGCTGGTCGCTGATCTCTTGCCCGAAGACGAATAG
- a CDS encoding BACON domain-containing carbohydrate-binding protein, with protein MQRGDLRPHRSIIFLLAVLAVTVIAAQAQPPALWSPRGPGGGGALFAPIFSPYNANEIYLACDMSEQFHSTDLGASWAVTDFRQIQGNREAQVRFTSDPAIRYALDYTGDLTTPSRSTDGGATWHQLVSDPTDGGAYALFVDDSLTSRVLVSDYSTVYFSSDGGASFAQKFTTASGNGCFVAGAFFDGANIYVGTNLGLLVSTNGGASFALASVGGIPAGQAIVSFAGAKQNTTTRFFAVTLNSTDVYPGLFTEGSYASYAGIYALDWGQANWTLKTSGIATGDDPFLVVMARGNISAAYVAGQQEANEFPIIYKTTNAGTSWQSVFLTTNNQNISTGWSGRGGDRDWSYGAGALGFTVAPTDVNRVVYTDLGFAHLTTDGGSTWRQMYVAPADQNPAGQLTPKGHTYHSVGLEDTTCWWLTWSDASNLFASYSDIKGTRSTDGGAGWSFNYSGQGYNSTYQSLKHPVTGTLYVGTSSVHDMYQSTRLTDSTLNGGSGELLYSTDKGATWQRLHNFAHPVIGLAIDPTNASRMYASVIHSTQGGIFVSSNIQNGGASTWTRLASPPRTEGHPFNVYVLNDSAIVCTYSGRRNSAGAFTASSGVFLSTDGGATWLDRSDTGMRYWTKDILIDPNDATQSTWYVCVYSGWGGPPNGLGGLYRTTNRGQSWTKINSLDRVGSVSINPLNPNEMYLTTETNGLWYSNNISAAQPTFSAVTSYPFRQPERVFFNPYNPAEIWVTSFGNGLRVGSSCGYQLAASGGFFKESGGSGSVALTCGAGCGWAAASNDAWIILTSATSGSGSSVIHFEVRENFTGSPRQGSLTIAGQSYAVIQDAGMPDCNYVLSPVSRVSSAAGGSFSFSVFTAAHCAWQATPNVDWITISSGSPGIGNGVVNYTVAPNSTGVARKGRIRVGNQIFMVKQKGS; from the coding sequence ATGCAAAGAGGGGATTTACGACCGCACCGCTCAATCATTTTCCTGCTGGCCGTCTTGGCCGTCACGGTGATCGCCGCGCAGGCGCAGCCGCCGGCACTGTGGTCGCCACGCGGGCCGGGCGGCGGCGGCGCGCTGTTCGCGCCCATCTTCAGCCCATACAACGCTAACGAAATCTATCTCGCCTGCGACATGAGCGAGCAGTTCCATTCGACCGATCTGGGCGCGTCGTGGGCGGTCACTGACTTTCGCCAGATTCAAGGCAACCGTGAAGCCCAGGTGCGCTTCACGAGCGACCCGGCAATCCGTTATGCGCTCGATTACACGGGCGACCTGACGACGCCATCGCGCAGCACAGACGGCGGCGCGACCTGGCATCAATTGGTGAGCGACCCGACCGATGGCGGCGCCTATGCGCTCTTTGTTGACGACAGTCTGACGAGCCGCGTCCTGGTCTCGGATTATTCGACGGTTTACTTTTCGAGCGACGGCGGCGCGAGCTTCGCGCAGAAATTTACGACCGCAAGCGGCAACGGCTGCTTTGTCGCCGGCGCGTTCTTTGACGGCGCGAATATCTATGTCGGCACCAATCTCGGCTTGCTCGTGTCAACCAACGGCGGCGCGAGCTTCGCGCTCGCAAGCGTCGGCGGCATACCCGCGGGACAGGCCATCGTCTCGTTTGCCGGCGCGAAGCAGAACACGACGACGCGCTTCTTTGCCGTGACGCTCAACTCAACAGATGTTTATCCGGGATTGTTCACCGAAGGCTCTTACGCGAGTTATGCGGGCATCTACGCGCTCGACTGGGGGCAGGCCAACTGGACGTTAAAGACATCGGGCATCGCCACGGGCGACGACCCATTCTTAGTGGTGATGGCGCGCGGCAACATCTCGGCGGCCTACGTTGCCGGACAGCAGGAGGCGAACGAGTTCCCCATCATCTACAAGACGACCAACGCCGGCACGAGCTGGCAGAGCGTTTTTTTAACGACGAACAATCAGAACATCTCGACCGGCTGGTCGGGGCGCGGCGGCGACCGCGACTGGAGCTATGGCGCGGGGGCGCTCGGCTTCACGGTAGCGCCCACGGATGTCAACCGCGTCGTCTACACAGACCTGGGATTCGCGCACCTGACGACCGATGGCGGCTCGACCTGGCGACAGATGTACGTCGCGCCGGCTGACCAGAATCCCGCGGGCCAGCTCACGCCCAAGGGGCACACGTATCACAGCGTCGGCCTCGAAGACACCACCTGCTGGTGGCTGACCTGGAGCGATGCCAGCAACCTGTTTGCTTCCTACTCGGACATCAAAGGGACGCGCAGCACAGATGGCGGCGCGGGCTGGTCATTCAATTACAGCGGCCAGGGCTACAACTCGACCTATCAATCGCTGAAGCATCCCGTGACCGGCACGCTCTATGTCGGCACGTCGTCGGTTCACGATATGTATCAGAGCACGCGCTTGACGGATTCAACGCTCAACGGCGGCAGCGGTGAGCTACTCTACTCGACAGACAAAGGCGCGACCTGGCAGCGGCTGCACAACTTTGCGCATCCGGTCATCGGCCTCGCTATTGACCCGACGAACGCCAGCCGCATGTACGCCAGCGTCATTCATTCGACGCAGGGCGGCATCTTCGTTTCGAGCAACATTCAAAACGGCGGCGCTTCGACGTGGACCAGGCTCGCCAGCCCGCCGCGCACCGAAGGCCACCCGTTCAATGTCTATGTGCTGAACGACAGCGCCATCGTCTGCACCTATTCGGGCCGCCGCAACTCGGCGGGCGCGTTTACTGCAAGCTCCGGCGTCTTCCTCAGCACCGACGGCGGCGCGACCTGGCTGGATCGCAGCGACACAGGGATGCGTTACTGGACAAAAGACATTCTCATCGATCCGAACGACGCGACGCAGAGCACATGGTATGTCTGTGTGTATAGCGGCTGGGGCGGGCCGCCGAACGGTTTAGGCGGGCTGTACCGCACGACGAATCGCGGCCAGTCATGGACAAAGATCAACAGCCTCGACCGTGTCGGCTCGGTGTCCATCAATCCGCTCAACCCGAATGAGATGTATCTCACGACCGAAACCAACGGGCTGTGGTATTCCAACAACATTAGCGCCGCACAGCCGACCTTCAGCGCCGTCACCTCGTACCCCTTCCGCCAGCCGGAGCGCGTCTTTTTCAATCCTTATAACCCCGCGGAAATCTGGGTGACCAGCTTCGGCAACGGCTTGCGCGTCGGCAGCAGTTGCGGCTATCAGTTAGCGGCATCGGGCGGCTTCTTCAAAGAAAGCGGCGGCAGCGGCAGCGTCGCGCTGACGTGCGGCGCGGGCTGTGGCTGGGCGGCGGCGAGCAATGACGCCTGGATCATCCTGACCTCGGCGACCAGCGGCAGCGGCAGCAGCGTTATCCATTTTGAGGTGCGCGAGAACTTCACCGGCTCGCCGCGGCAGGGAAGCCTGACCATTGCCGGGCAGAGCTATGCGGTGATTCAAGACGCGGGGATGCCGGACTGCAATTATGTGCTTTCGCCGGTGAGCCGTGTAAGTTCGGCGGCGGGCGGCAGCTTCAGCTTCAGCGTTTTCACCGCCGCGCACTGCGCCTGGCAAGCTACGCCGAATGTTGACTGGATCACGATCAGCTCAGGCAGCCCGGGCATTGGCAATGGAGTGGTGAACTACACGGTCGCGCCGAACTCAACGGGCGTGGCGCGCAAAGGCCGCATCCGCGTCGGCAATCAGATTTTCATGGTGAAACAAAAAGGCAGCTAG